ACTAGGACTTTGATtaagatttgaaaaatattatttgtgtTGTTCTTTCAATTGTTCCATTCAAACGCAAAAATAGTTAATAATTATATCAGTAATCTTGGATATCTACGGTGCCCTCATAACGATACCCCCTTTAACAGATTTCTACCGGAGGAAGTTGCCAAACGTCATGCCTACTGCTTCGTGCCCTTCAGTGCAGGGCCGAGAAATTGCATTGGCGTCAGGTACGCCATGATGGCTATGAAGACCCTTCTAGCTACCGTCCTGAGACACTACATTCTAAAGAAAGATCGAACCGTCAGGATTGAGGACATTAAACTCAAGGCCGACGTCATGCTCAAGCCTGTAGAACCGATTTCTGTTAAAATCGAGAGAAGGAAACATTGAGGAGCTAGATAGCGGCCACTGAAAGTTGTACAATGAATCAAGCTGTTGATTCTCACGATATTTTCTGTCAACTTTTCTATTATTGTTCAATGGTCTGGAGGATTGATCGCGTAAGAACAGTTCCTTGTGTGCCCGACGACAACAAACGAATGCgatggaaaaaatcaatttatcctTGTGAGAtactttttactgaaaatcctCGACTACTGCGAATTGTTTTGTACGTGGGCTAGAAAAAACCTAATGACGTTCGGTATTATGGATCACTTTCGAGATGAACAAACAGTCCAACTGTCAGAGTTGAGTAATTGGTCGGTATTTGTAGAGAAATTTCAGATGGTGAATTATGCAATTCCGTTGCAGAAATTTCGCACCTCGATATTGTATATTTTATCTACCAAAATTATGTAAGCTTAGTTAAGTAAATATAAAAAGGCTTGGCGGAGAGGAGATCTTGTGAATTGTTATTCGGGGAGTGATCCCGTttatgcaaaaatattttctattaagaacataacatttttttgtggatGAGTTATGGGTAACTTTGCATTAGACATCTGTTCGCCTTCATCATTtatgcaataaaaatattttgatttcatgcttaattaaaaataaaaatgcacgGCTCATTGCTGCAAATAGGGGGTGTCAAGGGCGCCCGCCCCAGCAATTATCCCTCCCTCGTCCTCTCCAAACGGCTTTGTTCGTATCACGTGACCAACCTGTCGGTTTATCTTGATGTCATTGTTGTCTCTAAACGAAAATAGAACGAGAAAAATCATGgagtagataaaaaaattgttttccatcTGGAGTGAATGAGAAGTAGTTTACGAACCCAAGGATTACTCCGTAAATCCCCAGTTCAGAGACAAAATCCTGGAGAGAGGGTTTGGCGAGATCGGGGGAGATTAAATAGTTCTTCTGAAGAGAAGTTTTTATCAACTCCATGAGGATCCAGGCTGTACGCTCCTTCGAGTTCCTCATGGATTCTAATTTTGTCTTCACGTTTAATCCGTAGACATTGTTACCCCCACCTTCACGTTGTGGCTTCAGGACGTATTGACTGGGATTAGAGAGAGCCATGTTCACTACTTCCTCTCCATTTTTGTTCTGAAGAAGGAGAACAAAAAGTTGGAAagggatttgaaaaaatattgaaaacttCATTGGATTCCTGCTCATTTATGAAATAGGAAAGAAGATAAACAGAAAGGAtttcttggaaaaaaaatcacttttaaCATAGCACTTACGAAATCGAGGGAATACAGTCCCACAAAAGTATCTTGAAGTTTTGCAGCTTCAGTTTCGCTGAGGAATTTTCTTAAAACTCCTGGCTGTGATACAACTTGCTGGacctgaaaataaattcattaaaaaatatggaaaaaataagagaCCATAAATAAACAACTAAAATAACTAGATAGTTTTTAAAAGAAGATACTCAACTGATTGAAAAAACGAACCAGTGTAAATCTGACTCATAAGTGTAAAAGTCCATACTGACCTTTTTTGTGCCAGCCAGGTGATATTGTATCGAGGGACATTTGATGGCACGCGAGCGTTCGATTAGCAATCTCACCTCCCATTCTTTATCGGTGGGGTAGGCAGATGTTTCATATCCAGTTCGATAATACACAACTGACACTAAATCGTTTTCTCtgtggataaaaataaaaattgtaacttGCACACGACTTCATGCAAGTCTAATGAATTAAAGGACTTACACAATCAGCTCTTTATTAGGTCGCAGTTGTGCATTTTCAATTAGATATTTGAAACTTCTGCGAATCACCCGGATTTTGGGATTCTTACGACGAATGGCTATTTCAAGAGCCTTTTGATCACAAATGTTGTAGGTTATTTCTTCCACAACGAATAAAATCACAGCCCTGGAGGAAAAGCACCCATTAACACCTGGCCGAATTCATCTTGCAAACGAGTGAACTTAAAGGAACTTGtcataaaacattttttgctgagatttcaattatgaaaaaaacgattttataaaattttccagagaAACCACTCGTTTGACATATTTAGCATAATAGTTCGGAAGTTCCTTACTCTTCATTGTTATAGAAACTCCAGGCATCCACTAGCCCCTCAGCAAGACCAGTCGCGGAATGGTTCTCTGGAAGCTAATCCCAATTCATTACCATCCATGGTCCCAGgtacaaataatttaattaaaaaacacaGAGAACTCGATAGTGGAGTCTGTTGGTATTTGAGAtctttccatgaaattttcgTACTTCCCCAATAAATGAAATACTTACATTGACAGTTTTATCAATGGAGCCCAGTTCTCCAAGAACATATTTATGTAATTGTGTGACAACTTCAGATAACCCAGCAAAACTCGAGGCAATTGTGTTTACTTCTACCTGTTTTATCTTTGAGTCGCTGTTCAACATATAATCTGATCGTAAAAGCCCCACACTGACTTTCtaaaacataaattatttacaaaatcgCAGAAAGCTCGATTGTGATGTTAtatattatgaaaaaataaataaattctttatAAATGCCTAAAAGAAAATAGTTAGTCCTAGAATTTCAGGATCAATCCCTAGAgggggatattttttaaattattacctGAGCGAAGCCTTCCTGATGaacaattttatatattttaaacaattcaGAGGTCAGTTCATCAGCTTCAATCGTTCTGTAAGGAATAAGTCCAGGCATTGAATTACTTGTCTACTGGAAAACATCAATCGAAAATAAATTGTGCGAGTCAAGAGTTCGTCTCAATTACCTTTCCAACGCCCCCACGAGAAACTCATGATCATAGGCGACTTTGTGAATCAGCTTATTGACGATGGGCTGTATGTCTTTggctttagagaattccctaGCGGGAAATGCGGTTGGAAGTAAAGTAAACTTGGCTATCTGCACTCGATTTCTATCGAAATTCTGCTTCCAATGCATACACAGCCCTGGAAAATATCGTGATAACCaggatatttaaaaaattctcaagttTTCCAAAAGTATCTCCAAAACCATGAGCTGTATCAAAATAGGTCAAGTTATTTTTTATGCCAATTTCTCTTTAATCCTTCCATTATCGAGATACTGACGAGATTATCAAACATATCAAGTCTACAGAGACACAATAGAAGTGCAAAATCTGAAAAACAGAATTTGCAAAACTGATCtatgaaaatttctgaaaataatttaatagatGCTCTTCCTAACCCAACAAGGCTACAAACAATGTaagaaaaatcgtgaaaatgtcaTCATGACTAATGGAATTCAGTACCATTCATCAGAGCAAAATCCTTGGCCTTGTCAACAACTTCCTCAAGTCTATCGTCTGTCAAAGGTACATCAACGCAATTACTCAATCTTTGAGCCTCCATCCTTCTCGAATAAATCAACAGGACTTATAAATAGGAACTATTTATCAAAACAGTAACAACAGggctataaaaaaatgaaaaattggtaaTCAAACTGAACACTAGATTGGAAATCGTTCCACGACGATCAAGGCACACCCTTCAACGGAGTTCTAATATTGTGATGCATGAAGTGATGAACCACGTGTTTTTTCTTGTGATTGAGAAAGGCGACTGAGCGCTAGTCACTCCACCACGACTGTCGTGACACTCTGGCATACACGTGGATCTGTATTTGGAGGTGTGTGCAGGTTTATGAATTTAGAAAGGCAACATCCCCTAAATTGTTTAACCTGACGTCAAGGGCTCTAGCTGCAACCCCTGGAAGGGTAGGGAGCCAATCAGTAAGTCGGGAATTATTCTTTAGATAGTTCTTCAGATTATCAGTATCTCGTGAATTAACAGATAGTAACTGGAAACTCTTCGCTTGTAGGGCACTAAATTCCTACAAGAGAATTCTAGGAAACTTCCGGTATACCTATTGGTCCCCAACGAATTCCCAGTAAGGTAAAAAATGGCAAGTCGGTTCTTCCAAAATTCACCGGTCATTTACCCTCTTTAACCTCTCCCCCCACCGCCGCCGCCAGACCATCGGCTACATCGGCCATTTTGCGCCGCCATCTTGCCCTCCGTAACCACAGCAAAGTTGTCTACTCACCCGACCGGAATCGGTACTTAGACGCTCCCAAAACGTGCGTtccaagttcccaaaaatcCCCGAAAATCCTAAAGCCCGGGCGTATTAAAGTtgtagaataaataaaattccccgGGGTGCACCGTGTACGGTTTAATTCTCAATCGCTTAACATTCCCGATAATATTCCACCCCGTCATATTAGCGTGATTGTCCAGACGCCTGTACTGCGCCGACTCCTCGCTTCGCACTTCGTTTCGTGTCCATACTCGCCTCAATGCTCATTTCTCAgtgaaaattcacatttttccgGCGATTTTTCGCCCAAAGAAAGTACGAAAAAGTGGCCAAGTGACGACAAATACGTGAAATCAAGTGTACTTACTTCGAATATAAAAGATAACCCTGAAAATAACCCCTGAGGCATCGGCGTCGCAGCTCAGGAGGTACTCGAGTAATACAAAAAGAACAATTTTCACCGAAAAATCGTTTCTAAAACAACTGCAGTAATACCTCCAGAaagctataatttttttaaacaccgATAATTGTAACGTTGTTTGatgttttattaaaaaatgagtgatTACTCAGCGGTAGCTCCGCCACAAAATTTCAGCCAGAGCTCGGCTTTTGCCGCGGCTCTACAGCGTGCCAAACAGGTATGTTAATTGTTTCGTGGAAATcacgaatttttttaacacacTATTGCACTGTTGGTTTTATTCTTTATGCTGATTGTTTGATGATTGTTATGGTTTAtttggcttttttttattactgttCACTTGATTTGCTGATTATTTTAGAGCACTTTTTGATTTTTGGAGAGGGGGAAAACtgaatggttttttttcttaatcgcTAATATCTTCGCTCTGACTGAGTGAAAATCGATGAATGGGGGATCATGGTGATCAGATTTTTGTGGATTTTGCAATgagctttgatttttttgcatCAGATCTGTAGGATGGGAGATTTCGGGCTTTGACGGGAGACAATTTTGGAGTATTGTGGATTGAGAGTCCAAAGTTAATGGCAGATATCTTGAGAACGGCTGagacaaattttttgaatcggtttttttttcaatgtatttTTACCGTATTTGCAATGAGACGTGAATCGTCGAATCGTTTCATCTGGAGATATTCACAGGTGAATTCGGAGCTTTCAGTCTCATGTGCTGTTGATTGTCTTTTAATGGTAATGAAATAGTCCGTTTTTTATGGTGAATATCTCGCAATTGTTTGAGTGAACTAAGATCAACCCAGCGCCATTTTgagtatatttttattgtcttcAAAATGATACCGGATTAGCATCAATCGAATCGTTGGAATTGAGGATATTGATGATTTAATGCGGACCATTTTGTTTTCCCTCTCCTGTTGAGTTTGATCCAGGTTTAATGTGAGATGTACTAGATTTATGGACTCTAGGTAAAAACGTGGAGGGTGATTGATTGACTGATTGACTAATTGATTCATTGTtaatggtgatgatgattttgtgAAATATTTACGTGGAATTATCGTGGTTTAGCCCCGAGTGGAACGTTTTATgttgattatatttttttagagtTTATTTTAGAGATGTTTTTTGGTTTTGTCAACAATGATTTTTCGCAGATTGCAGCTAAGATAAATCCAGGAGGCACACAGGGTACCGAAGGAAAACTTAAACGATCACTTGAGGATGGTCCAGGTATGGTTCATGATggtaaaaatgattaatgattttaattggGTATTTGGTGCTAGAGAAGAAGTCAAGAAgtaggaatttttgaaaaaatgtcggAGGAAATGTAATTTATCTCAACCTAtggcaatttaaaaaatatttacaagaaCTTAGATCATCTCAGTAATTTCCTAGACTTTTCAAACGAGTTCTTGtggttgacatttttttttaaccgcaaaaaccactattgaaaattgctgggtgattttttttaattttctaaataacaataaatatcagtattttcgaaaaatgtaGAACACGTCATTGTTGGTGTCTCTCCATTGATATGATCATTTCCCGGCAAAATTGAAATGTGTAATTCACTGGGACTGAGATCAATCGGAGACAGCAAAAATATCTTGAGCGTATTTTCCCACTTTTAGTAGAACCTGAGGCCAAGAAATTAGCACCCGATCCTCTAATGAACCTTCGTGCGCCATCGATGGGAGATCCAAGCAGTGGACGATCAAGCTCCCTAGCTTCGTCGCCGCCTCACGGAGTCAGTGGTATGGGTGGTATCTGCAATGAAGATATTCGAGTCCCTGATAAAATGGTTGGATTGAGTGAGTAAATGATGAATGCACTCCCTAAAAACAAGAATCAAGAATTTAATGTAAATCCTTGAACAATTTTATTAGCTCTTTTTTTAACTTTTGGatattaatatataatacGCCAATATATACTATATTAATAGGttaatgttaattatttacattaatATATATTGCTATTGTTATATGAATTAATTCCATAAGCGAATCCAACGCTGAAAGGGGAATCCCATTATTTCAGTGGTGAGTGGTTCTGCAGAAAAATTTGAGTCGATTTTGTCTGTAAAGGATTTTTGTTTTCgagtaacaattttttattgaatgatcCATTCGTTTTTGGGGCAACTGAAATCAGAAATATGTCTTGCTTTGAATCCGTTAACTATCGAATACCACATCACCACTGAATTACCCTTTTATTCATGGTTTTATCGTTGTTTTCATCATTAACTAACTTTAATTGGGCAAATAAAATTTGCAAACAATTTGTTTCGTTGAACTCTCCACAGTGCTCAACCCAACATCTTTTGAAATTCACGTGAAAACCAAATGAAAAATGCTCCCACTCCCAATACAGAAAACAAATCATTAATCACCAGTTATTaatccattattatttttacagtAATTGGAAGAGGTGGCGAACAAATAACGAGATTGCAAAGTGAAACAGGATGTAAAATACAAATGGCGCCCGAAAGTGGCGGTCTACCGGACCGTGTTTGCACTCTAACTGGTTCACGAGAGGCTGTCAAGTAACTTGTTTTCCCTTCTTATTTCAAacaattcttttatttattttgattataTTCTTTATGCAATGCAATCCCCATACATATGACAATATTCCGCATGAGTGATTATGAAGATTCATCTTCATTTGAgaggaaatttatgaaattttgaaagttaatGTGATGTTTTATAGGGAAGTGGTGGAAAGAAATAATGTTTATCTCGAGATCTAAGGGGCTGGGGGATAAATGagagagaattaaatttttaagaaCAGATTAATCCTTTAATCGTCAAGTTTGATGAACTTTCAATTGCGAATGTATAtctcgaaagaaaaaaaaaatatccaccaCTTCACCACTCAATTCTCCTGATGATTCTCACAACTGCATTATCTGTGACGTCCCAGGAACCTGAACAATTCGATCATCACCTCGCCACAATATAAATGTAGCCATCACCCCCGCAATATGAACAATCCACATGCATTACGCCTTATGTCAaactcaatagaaaaaaaacatcaaagaaAATCAAGAacagatgtaaaaaaaattatgaaattttattccagAATAATTAGTAACCTGGATGACCGGCTAATAAACTCCAACGATAAATAATGTGTTCACCAAATGTCTGAGAACATTAGTacataaataataatccaacgatttgtaaattgaattatctgtttttaaaattgttcgacataatttttcttttgttctgtcattttttctgttaattcACTTGTTAAACAATTTATTGTCGCAATTGATTTGTTTGAATTGATGAATAACTAATAGTTTTTTACTTTTACTAGGGAATGAGGAGTATGAAATGGTAATGGAAGGTGGAAAGGAGTTGATAGAATTATGCATGGGGGCATATTATCTCCCAgatgattaagaaaaaaaatttattatgtaCTAGCTTAGAATTGCTTCATAAATCCACAACAAtcgtattattttcaatttaatgaacaatttaaaatatatatCCCGTTGGATTGATCGATATAATGATGTATTATCATGTGATTGTGCTTTAATTGCGAGATGATTATTTGAAAGGATAGTTATTATATGTGTCGTACCATTTTGCCTAGTTCTAGTGCtttaaatcttttttttttttcgtttacatTGACTGAGAGAACGATTTATTTCGGTGGctttatgatttatttttgtgtGTTGCAGTAGGGCGAAGGATCTCGTGCTTTCCATTGTCAATCAGAGGTGCAGGGCTGAGGGCGTTGGAGACATGAATATTGGAGGAAACTCTAGTAGTAACTCGGGAagcggtggtggtggtggaggtggCGGTGGAGGTGGCGGTTCCATGATGAGTGGGCATCCGGGATCGGTGGAGATCATGATTCCAGGCCCAAAGGTTGGATTGATCATTGGAAAGGGTGGTGAAACTATTAAGCAACTACAGGAAAAGTCTGGAGCCAAGATGGTGGTTATTCAGGATGGACCTTCCCAGGAACAGGAGAAACCTTTAAGAATAACCGGGGATCCTCCAAAAGTCGAATATGCTAAGCAACTAGTGTACGAGCTGATAGCTGAGAAGGAGATGCAAATGTTCCGAGGCCCCAGAGGTGGTGGTCCTCCAGGTTCCAACGATCGTTCCGGAAGTTTCTCCAGTGACAATGGTTACAGCCATCCGTCATCGAACTCCGATGGAGTTGAGGTTCTGGTTCCTCGTGCAGCCGTAGGTGTTGTGATTGGAAAGGGTGGAGATATGATCAAAAAAATACAGTCCGAGACAGGGGCACGAGTACAATTTCAGCAAGGTCGTGAAGATGGCCCTGGTGACAGGAAGTGCCTGCTCTCTGGTAAGCCTCAGGCAGTTGAACAAGCTCGCCAGAGGATTCAGGAGCTCATCGACAGTGTAAATGttaatttccctttttttaaaatttattttgatcaCTGGTTTGGAGATGAGGACGATGTCTTGCTGACtgagtgattattttttgcagaggAGAGACGATAGGAATCCACAGGGACCTAGGGGACCCAGAGGCAATGGTTTTGGCAGTGGACGGCCTAATGAATATGGAGGATGGGACAGACGTCAAGGGGGTGGAGGCCCTCCTGGTGCTGGAGGTGGCCCCATGGGGGATAAAATCGAAACCACGTACTCCGTTCCCTCCACCAAGTGTGGCATTATCATTGGAAAaggtatttttcttttcgttttttttttcaaataatcatTCATAAACATTATTCCAAATGATCGATGATTGTTTTACACTTTCATACTTTTATGGAAAGCACAGGATACTCTTTTGACGTCCAAACATCGCGATGGACATCAAGCTCTatcgcaataaataaatagttgaaaaattgGTAAATCGTTAATTGCAGGTGGTGAAACGATAAAGCAGATAAACCAACAGACAGGTGCCCACTGTGAATTGGATCGTAGAAATCAAGGaagtgaaaatgataaaatattcataattcgTGGTGCCCCGGAGCAAGTGGAGCACGCGAAGagaatattcagtgaaaaattgggAATGGGCCCTGGTGGTACACCTTACGGTGGTGGGCAGGGTGCAATTGGCTACAACCCAAGCTGGAATGCAGGAGGTAGTTATCAGACGTGGCCAGGGGCTGGCCAACAGCCGAACGAGGCCAACACTCCTGTGCAACCGGTTCAAGTTAATCCACAGACAGGACAGCCTGACTACAGTGCTCAATGGGCTGAGTATTATCGTTCACTGGGTATGCACAGAGAGGCGGAGATGATTGAACAGCAATCGAAGCAGGCTAAACCTGATCAGCAACAGCCAGCACCCCCTGGGGCGCAGGCTGGTGGTGCTGGACAGCCACAGCAACAGGTGCAGGCTAATCCACAGCAGCAGGCTAATGCTGCACAAAATGGTGGACAGCAGCAAGCAGATTACAGTGCACAGTGGGCCGAGTACTACAGGAGCCTGGGAAAGGTCAAGGAGGCTGAGGTCATTGAGGCTCAAATGAAGGCTGGAAAGGTAAGATACTAACTTTCGTCGTCAGACATTTCCTTCGAGACTCTGAACACTCCGTTTTCCCAGTCTTTATGACCTTCACTTATTCATAATCCTTGGGGGtttgacaattattttttttatttaaaaaaagacTTAAAGATGGAAAACATGAATTTTCAGTTGGGTGCAGCAGCCAATCAAATGGCGCAGCCCCAGATGCAACAACAGCAGGCAATACCAGCTCAACCAGCGAATCCCCAATCAGGTGCACCCAATGCATTTCCCCACGCCTATGGAGCCTATCCAGGACTAAATGCCGGCTCAACACCTGCTGCCTACTACCCTGGTGGCGGTGGTGCAGCTGCACCACAGCAACAGCCTGGCCAGCAGAATCCAGCGTTCGCTGGTGGATACCAAAACTATCCATACTCACAACCCAACTCCGACAACTAATGTCTCCACCTGATTTATCAGTCACCATTAATATGTGAGTATCTCAATCTCCTTTAAACAATGAACATCATGAGAAATTGTGTAAATGGgagtatttaataaataatgtgaTAAATCGAgttgtttaattaaattattttaataattgatgatttcataattgaaaaaatgtttataatttttttccgtcatTAACAGTGAGAGAAATCATTGAAGAGTTGATCAATATCAAGCGATCTTTTAGGGAATTTTATTCacagaataattcaatttatcacaaaattgtcaCAAATACTCCAATTGGTCCTCAACTTTACACAATTCCTCGTGATAAGTTAATCTAAAATGTCTTCTGAAAGATTTAAACTGTTTAACATTGTGCATCAATGGTGTAACAATAATCTCCCATGCATAATTGTTCTCAATTTatctgtgaaatatttttgtgatttcattgatattttcaggttttcacatttgaaaattcaacaaaattaccaaaaaaaaaaacaattcccaatatatttataaacaTATGATATTACACCTTTGACTATGACATTGAAATAAGTAATAATCAACGAAAGGTAATTTATGTTTTTGTACAGTAATATATTATTTCCAACAGTTTTTTCAGATAGCTTTCCATTGGGACGCGGTTAAATGCCTGCTGTTGTCTTCATAATAGTTCTAAcgttaaaaataatcattaaaaagtAAATAGAATCCACAAGATAATTAAACTCAGAATGCTTTGATTGATTAGAAGAATGAGCCATCAAGCtttgaaaatacaaaaacAACATCAGAATTATCTTCAGTAAATGAAAAAGCTATAAGAATCCGAATGACAAGTTAATTTATTATGATTACAATGTCCTCCGCTctttcttctctttttttataaaaatgtatatatatatgtatccAGCTACATATATATACCTGTAGGATATCACTGTTCTTATTTACTATAAGGTTCATATATTCTGAACTATGAAATACGATAATACGAATGAAATTATGGAGAAAACTATCGGAATAGTATTATGTATGACTACAACATCATTATGTCCAtgttttccattaaaatctGACATTTCTTCTTATGCATATGGTTATTAAGGTGTATTAATACAAGGGAGTGACGAGAGATATCTTGAATGTCGATTGGGGGATTTGTTAGGGCAGCAGTTGAGGGCTTTTAGATGTTTCTTGCCcgacaaaaattttgtcaGTATTTTTGGGTGAATCGGATCATTGGGGAGATTTTCGCGAAATTATTTGGTAGAAATCAGAGCTATTTGCGTATTAAAGAAGGTTTAGAAGTGTAGTTTATgatgatttgatttttttatgcaaaagTCTCCAAAGTTATCGATTTTGTCGAAAAATGTCAGGGGCCTTTTTTGTAGCTGATGAAATTTACCACAAAAGAACCTCAACTGATAATCCTCTTTAACTCTTCAATTACCGTGATAAATCGACCTATTTAGTTACAAATCCTGAATAAACCATGAAGGTAAGGTTCCTCAGGTGATGGCAGTGGAACGAAGCCTCTTCACGTCTGCTGTGGCTTCCAATATGTCATAATTACATTTGTTTACACCATGTATCCATTAAACTGtcgaaatttattttacaCATGTATTCGAGAtagtaaaagaaaaacaatataaaaaaaattataaaatcattgataAATATCTTGACATATCGCATCGTGAATATGCTCATTCAGGTCTTTTGTCAATCGTGATTTCATTAACCACTCCCACATTTTAGGATCGAGAATGTGCAGCTgtgcaaaaaagaaaaaatctaatggatattttgtagatatttttttttttcattattatccaAGTTTTATTGGATTCACTTGAAATTGCTATGGTATTTGTTATTGTcattggcatttttttttaattttgtgaatGAAACATATCAGGGATGGTGCTGCTGATCTCCGGAAGGATGAATTCGTAAATTCAGCATGTTGTTTCATTTTACAATgcaaactgattttttttttattgaaatgatgATCTGTCAGGGGAGATTGATGCTTGTTTAAGGATGTTCAGGGATGATGGGATTATTTCTCTAGTTTGATCTTTACAATTGCATCTTCTGATATCACTAATTACTCTCCTCttccactcattttttttaattaataactgACTCCTTGAACATCCCTTAATAATCAATCAAAATCCTGATGAAGATAATTACCAACATCTGGGATACCTACCATGAGGAGTAATCGCTAATCAATGATAATGGTAAATAACGATGAATACCGAACTGAGAACAAATTGTTTTTGCTAAGAGTGTTGCCTATGTCTCGTTCTTTCTTTAGGTTTTTTCATGCTAAATAGATGGCAATATCGCCTTGTACgcgaatttattgaataataaactgTACTAGTATCTCCTATGATTTATccatatttaaaattttacttCTTAGGGGAATGCCGGgccaaaaaatcagaaattattGTCTCGGATTTCGAGAGTGAGATGATCCTCGGGAGTTAAGGATTGAAGATCAAATGATTTAAAGAGTTTAACGAGTTAGTAGAGGTCAGAGAGGATCATTTGATTGGGCCCTCAGGCCTGGTAATGAT
This DNA window, taken from Diachasmimorpha longicaudata isolate KC_UGA_2023 chromosome 8, iyDiaLong2, whole genome shotgun sequence, encodes the following:
- the LOC135165269 gene encoding far upstream element-binding protein 3 isoform X2; this translates as MSDYSAVAPPQNFSQSSAFAAALQRAKQIAAKINPGGTQGTEGKLKRSLEDGPGMVHDVEPEAKKLAPDPLMNLRAPSMGDPSSGRSSSLASSPPHGVSGMGGICNEDIRVPDKMVGLIIGRGGEQITRLQSETGCKIQMAPESGGLPDRVCTLTGSREAVNRAKDLVLSIVNQRCRAEGVGDMNIGGNSSSNSGSGGGGGGGGGGGGSMMSGHPGSVEIMIPGPKVGLIIGKGGETIKQLQEKSGAKMVVIQDGPSQEQEKPLRITGDPPKVEYAKQLVYELIAEKEMQMFRGPRGGGPPGSNDRSGSFSSDNGYSHPSSNSDGVEVLVPRAAVGVVIGKGGDMIKKIQSETGARVQFQQGREDGPGDRKCLLSGKPQAVEQARQRIQELIDSRRDDRNPQGPRGPRGNGFGSGRPNEYGGWDRRQGGGGPPGAGGGPMGDKIETTYSVPSTKCGIIIGKGGETIKQINQQTGAHCELDRRNQGSENDKIFIIRGAPEQVEHAKRIFSEKLGMGPGGTPYGGGQGAIGYNPSWNAGGSYQTWPGAGQQPNEANTPVQPVQVNPQTGQPDYSAQWAEYYRSLGMHREAEMIEQQSKQAKPDQQQPAPPGAQAGGAGQPQQQVQANPQQQANAAQNGGQQQADYSAQWAEYYRSLGKVKEAEVIEAQMKAGKLGAAANQMAQPQMQQQQAIPAQPANPQSGAPNAFPHAYGAYPGLNAGSTPAAYYPGGGGAAAPQQQPGQQNPAFAGGYQNYPYSQPNSDN
- the LOC135165269 gene encoding far upstream element-binding protein 3 isoform X3, translating into MSDYSAVAPPQNFSQSSAFAAALQRAKQIAAKINPGGTQGTEGKLKRSLEDGPVEPEAKKLAPDPLMNLRAPSMGDPSSGRSSSLASSPPHGVSGMGGICNEDIRVPDKMVGLIIGRGGEQITRLQSETGCKIQMAPESGGLPDRVCTLTGSREAVNRAKDLVLSIVNQRCRAEGVGDMNIGGNSSSNSGSGGGGGGGGGGGGSMMSGHPGSVEIMIPGPKVGLIIGKGGETIKQLQEKSGAKMVVIQDGPSQEQEKPLRITGDPPKVEYAKQLVYELIAEKEMQMFRGPRGGGPPGSNDRSGSFSSDNGYSHPSSNSDGVEVLVPRAAVGVVIGKGGDMIKKIQSETGARVQFQQGREDGPGDRKCLLSGKPQAVEQARQRIQELIDSVNRRDDRNPQGPRGPRGNGFGSGRPNEYGGWDRRQGGGGPPGAGGGPMGDKIETTYSVPSTKCGIIIGKGGETIKQINQQTGAHCELDRRNQGSENDKIFIIRGAPEQVEHAKRIFSEKLGMGPGGTPYGGGQGAIGYNPSWNAGGSYQTWPGAGQQPNEANTPVQPVQVNPQTGQPDYSAQWAEYYRSLGMHREAEMIEQQSKQAKPDQQQPAPPGAQAGGAGQPQQQVQANPQQQANAAQNGGQQQADYSAQWAEYYRSLGKVKEAEVIEAQMKAGKLGAAANQMAQPQMQQQQAIPAQPANPQSGAPNAFPHAYGAYPGLNAGSTPAAYYPGGGGAAAPQQQPGQQNPAFAGGYQNYPYSQPNSDN